A stretch of Paenibacillus peoriae DNA encodes these proteins:
- a CDS encoding MetQ/NlpA family ABC transporter substrate-binding protein, translating to MKKPWISFILLLGAVVLFISGCGSNNTSGNAAGEEKKTLHISFNPGPYSDQFKNGVAPYLEKKGYKITYKEFTDGVQPNVAVAKGDIDANVFQHSLYLDSMNKRENIDLIGAVQVPTPPMGLYSSKHTSLDEIGDGAQINLSNEPVNMLRALNILKEVGWITLKDHIDPLQTSVNDITSNPHHLQFVATDPAQGPRVLKDVDFAAIQGNFAVSNGIKLTSALKLENMTDPFTNVVAVDSKNKDKPFVKDIIEGYHSDEFQNYIHSNPDYEGYKLPSYFK from the coding sequence ATGAAGAAACCATGGATTTCATTTATATTGCTGCTGGGAGCAGTCGTGCTTTTTATTTCAGGCTGCGGCAGCAACAATACGTCGGGCAACGCTGCGGGTGAAGAAAAGAAAACACTGCATATTAGCTTTAATCCTGGTCCATATAGCGATCAGTTTAAGAATGGTGTGGCTCCATATTTGGAGAAGAAAGGCTATAAGATTACATATAAAGAGTTTACAGACGGTGTTCAGCCCAATGTAGCCGTGGCTAAGGGGGATATTGATGCTAATGTGTTTCAGCATTCGCTTTACCTGGATTCTATGAATAAGCGGGAGAATATTGATCTGATTGGTGCTGTACAGGTCCCGACTCCTCCAATGGGATTGTACTCCAGCAAGCATACCAGCCTTGACGAAATCGGCGATGGAGCCCAAATCAATCTGTCCAACGAGCCAGTCAATATGCTGCGTGCGCTGAATATTTTGAAGGAAGTAGGCTGGATTACGTTAAAGGACCATATTGATCCATTGCAAACCTCGGTGAACGACATCACCTCTAATCCGCATCATCTGCAATTTGTTGCTACCGATCCGGCACAGGGGCCACGTGTACTGAAGGATGTTGATTTTGCGGCTATACAAGGGAACTTTGCTGTATCGAATGGAATAAAGCTGACCTCGGCATTAAAGCTTGAAAATATGACAGATCCGTTCACGAACGTGGTCGCTGTGGACAGCAAGAACAAGGATAAGCCCTTCGTCAAAGACATTATTGAAGGATATCATTCAGATGAATTCCAAAATTACATCCATTCGAACCCTGATTATGAAGGCTACAAGTTGCCAAGCTATTTCAAATAA
- a CDS encoding YdhK family protein — MRMQWALLAGTVMMILSGCGNSNAPNQEHTANSSQQHDTSEMNHSTSSELPAGLKEAENPAFKVGSQATIRADHMAGMNGATATIAGAYTTTAYTVSYTPTTGGEKVNNHKWVIHEEIKDASSEPYAPGTEVILAADHMKGMDGAKATIDSAEPTTVYMVDYTPTTGGEPVKNHKWVTESELSAH; from the coding sequence ATGAGAATGCAATGGGCTTTGCTCGCTGGTACAGTCATGATGATTTTGAGTGGGTGCGGGAACAGTAACGCGCCAAACCAAGAGCACACGGCAAACAGCAGTCAACAGCACGACACATCGGAGATGAACCATTCCACTTCCAGTGAGCTTCCTGCCGGATTAAAAGAAGCTGAAAATCCAGCCTTCAAAGTTGGTAGTCAAGCGACTATACGAGCTGACCATATGGCCGGCATGAATGGGGCTACGGCCACGATTGCGGGTGCTTATACGACTACTGCTTATACAGTCTCCTATACACCAACCACTGGAGGAGAAAAAGTGAATAATCATAAGTGGGTTATTCATGAAGAGATTAAGGATGCAAGCAGCGAGCCCTATGCACCGGGCACAGAGGTTATCCTTGCAGCAGATCATATGAAGGGGATGGATGGGGCTAAGGCTACCATTGATTCCGCCGAGCCAACGACCGTATATATGGTAGACTATACGCCGACTACAGGAGGAGAGCCTGTCAAAAATCATAAATGGGTGACGGAGAGTGAGCTTTCAGCCCATTAG
- a CDS encoding stalk domain-containing protein produces MKLKKMMFLLSFLTIFVGLITLCTESVQAANSTVFKDGDKLKLILDDGNGVNRVFKFDLPFTIKPDTPIRLYSNNIEIPSGDFTIDYANSTITIADSRPAPGPGSENHIELPIAITMKGTVQSVDESTVTPLAEEPKVTQPEVETNIKEIPTPSEPKVAQPVDEPKVIEPQVTQPIEEPKVDQAVDESPEIPLSIPSGENFPGTFTINSSSTSFSVRLKMKNIQPTYTSYVMVKNADAQLIKRIQFDPETTFSYPLSNLNLSTGGYYFYIKMIDQSGNSAASVPQFVPINNNKAQQVEVFIDGKLQQYEQPATSISGSMLVPFRAVFEALGAKVKWDGATKTVTATKGNTTIKLTVGSRDAYINGKLVRLNAAPRLINGKVMVPIRFVSEALGAKVKWNIAAQSVVIFLAPPQVLTTSESEQLMEENEDASESQSNPTILKKISTTFSKSTDIVFVIDVTSSMTGTLDYVRQKVKGFVDSVPAGSHFAVVAFRDINLKADKDLEFLEFTTDKNKLKGNLNMLRPSAGGDLKESGLEAIQLAISKFPKNSNSKTIIFITDAPVHDKNTALGKARFSVDEINEQLQKNDVIFNAIVPANGLANKQMKKLVDSNEGTLYDIKEAKLNLAK; encoded by the coding sequence ATGAAGCTCAAAAAAATGATGTTCCTACTTTCGTTTTTAACGATATTTGTAGGGTTGATCACTTTGTGCACAGAAAGTGTTCAGGCTGCCAATTCGACAGTATTCAAAGATGGAGATAAGCTTAAGCTTATTCTTGATGATGGTAATGGAGTAAACAGAGTGTTTAAATTTGATCTCCCGTTTACGATTAAGCCTGATACACCAATTCGTCTGTATAGCAACAACATTGAAATTCCTTCTGGTGACTTTACGATCGATTATGCCAACTCCACAATTACGATTGCGGATTCACGACCAGCACCTGGGCCAGGATCAGAAAATCATATAGAACTTCCTATAGCTATAACTATGAAAGGGACTGTGCAGTCAGTCGATGAATCTACAGTAACTCCACTTGCGGAGGAGCCAAAAGTAACGCAGCCTGAGGTGGAGACCAATATAAAAGAGATTCCCACTCCCAGTGAACCCAAAGTTGCTCAACCTGTGGATGAACCGAAAGTAATTGAACCGCAAGTAACCCAGCCGATCGAGGAGCCTAAAGTGGACCAAGCGGTTGATGAGTCACCGGAAATCCCTTTGTCTATCCCATCTGGAGAAAATTTTCCGGGTACATTTACAATCAACTCTTCAAGTACATCATTTTCAGTTCGTTTGAAGATGAAAAATATTCAACCCACGTACACTTCATATGTTATGGTCAAAAATGCGGATGCTCAATTAATTAAACGGATTCAGTTCGATCCGGAAACAACGTTTAGCTACCCTTTGAGTAACCTGAATTTATCTACAGGTGGATATTACTTTTATATCAAAATGATCGATCAGTCGGGAAATTCGGCAGCGTCTGTACCCCAATTTGTTCCTATAAATAATAACAAGGCTCAGCAGGTTGAGGTGTTTATAGACGGTAAACTGCAACAATATGAGCAGCCTGCGACCTCTATTAGCGGAAGTATGCTGGTGCCATTTCGTGCCGTTTTTGAGGCGCTTGGGGCGAAAGTGAAGTGGGATGGAGCTACCAAGACCGTTACTGCAACCAAAGGAAATACAACGATCAAGTTAACTGTAGGCTCCAGGGATGCCTATATCAACGGAAAATTAGTGCGTCTCAATGCGGCGCCAAGACTCATTAACGGCAAAGTAATGGTTCCTATTCGCTTTGTTAGTGAGGCGCTGGGTGCGAAGGTGAAGTGGAATATTGCAGCTCAGAGCGTTGTGATTTTCCTTGCGCCACCGCAGGTTTTGACAACTAGCGAAAGTGAACAATTAATGGAGGAAAATGAAGATGCTTCCGAATCACAATCCAATCCAACGATTCTGAAAAAGATATCCACCACCTTCTCCAAATCTACGGATATTGTGTTCGTCATAGATGTTACGAGTAGTATGACAGGGACGCTGGATTATGTGAGACAGAAGGTGAAAGGCTTTGTTGATTCCGTTCCAGCAGGTTCTCATTTTGCTGTCGTTGCATTTCGGGATATCAATCTGAAGGCAGATAAAGATTTAGAATTTTTGGAGTTTACGACCGATAAAAATAAGTTAAAAGGTAACTTGAATATGCTGCGCCCTTCCGCTGGCGGGGATTTGAAGGAATCGGGATTAGAGGCTATTCAGTTAGCTATAAGTAAATTTCCCAAAAATTCTAATTCCAAAACAATCATATTCATTACAGATGCACCAGTTCATGATAAGAATACAGCCCTGGGTAAAGCCCGTTTTTCAGTAGATGAAATTAACGAGCAATTACAGAAAAATGATGTTATTTTTAATGCAATCGTGCCTGCAAATGGACTAGCCAACAAACAAATGAAAAAGCTTGTAGATTCCAACGAAGGGACTTTGTATGATATCAAGGAGGCCAAGCTGAATTTGGCGAAGTAG
- a CDS encoding antitoxin Xre/MbcA/ParS toxin-binding domain-containing protein has protein sequence MRDIYLKEFKPENWANMVQVYQERYAQVDPAIRAKVAKSKIPKEIQIVLLPDMGEYLLIWMDRKVPALGNETPSDYLKSEEGTKALKAAILRMSR, from the coding sequence ATGAGAGACATATATTTGAAAGAGTTTAAGCCGGAGAACTGGGCCAACATGGTTCAGGTCTATCAGGAGCGGTATGCACAGGTAGATCCGGCTATAAGAGCAAAAGTGGCCAAAAGTAAAATTCCCAAGGAGATTCAGATTGTGCTGCTGCCCGATATGGGGGAGTATTTGCTGATTTGGATGGATCGAAAAGTCCCCGCACTCGGCAACGAAACACCGTCGGATTATTTGAAAAGCGAAGAAGGGACTAAAGCACTGAAGGCGGCTATATTACGTATGTCACGTTGA
- a CDS encoding methylated-DNA--[protein]-cysteine S-methyltransferase → MSELYVMKYVSPIGEVEIQGTNEAVYSIMFSNRNEPLTRAIEEVPIQVLAECTTQLDEYFKGERFEFTFPYAFEGTDFQQKVWNALVSVGYGKTTAYKDIALAIGNEKAIRAVGSANGKNKLSIVIPCHRIIGSNQKLTGYAGGLWRKEWLLQHEKRCLRP, encoded by the coding sequence ATGAGCGAACTATACGTAATGAAGTATGTATCGCCGATTGGAGAGGTAGAGATACAGGGCACAAATGAGGCTGTCTATTCTATTATGTTCTCTAATCGGAATGAGCCCTTAACGAGGGCTATAGAAGAGGTTCCAATCCAAGTATTAGCGGAATGCACTACCCAGCTTGACGAGTATTTTAAAGGTGAGCGCTTTGAGTTTACGTTTCCTTATGCCTTTGAAGGTACGGATTTTCAGCAAAAAGTATGGAATGCTCTGGTGTCCGTGGGGTACGGTAAAACAACAGCTTATAAAGATATTGCTCTTGCTATTGGAAATGAAAAAGCGATCCGAGCCGTAGGCAGTGCTAATGGAAAAAATAAGCTGAGCATTGTGATTCCATGTCACCGAATTATCGGTTCCAATCAGAAACTAACGGGCTATGCAGGAGGGCTATGGAGAAAAGAATGGTTGCTCCAGCATGAAAAGCGTTGTCTGAGGCCCTAA
- a CDS encoding bifunctional transcriptional activator/DNA repair enzyme AdaA — protein sequence MANLSLSFEEMWEKIIACDRKYDGLFFTAVKTTHIYCRPSCRSKKPKKINVEFYFDLDKVEKAGFRACKRCQPHTDHSPYIRLVQNVVTFLVNHYKEKLVLQDIADHIGISSFYLDRIFKQETAETPRTYLEKIRVDKAAYLLKSTNLTNLEICYETGFQSPSHFYKAFRSLNHCSPSEYRKLSRE from the coding sequence ATGGCTAACCTTAGTCTTTCTTTTGAAGAAATGTGGGAGAAAATTATAGCGTGTGATCGTAAGTATGACGGGTTGTTTTTTACCGCTGTGAAAACAACCCACATATACTGCCGACCTTCCTGTCGATCCAAAAAGCCGAAGAAAATAAATGTGGAGTTTTACTTTGATTTGGACAAAGTGGAAAAGGCGGGTTTTCGTGCTTGCAAAAGATGCCAGCCCCATACAGACCATTCGCCGTATATCAGACTTGTGCAGAATGTGGTAACCTTTTTGGTTAATCATTACAAGGAAAAACTTGTATTGCAGGATATTGCGGACCATATCGGAATAAGCTCCTTTTACTTGGATCGGATCTTTAAACAGGAAACCGCCGAAACCCCGCGCACGTATTTGGAAAAAATAAGAGTAGATAAGGCAGCCTATCTTCTTAAAAGTACAAATCTTACGAATCTTGAGATTTGCTATGAGACGGGCTTCCAAAGTCCCTCCCATTTCTATAAGGCGTTTCGTAGCTTGAACCATTGTTCTCCTAGTGAGTATAGAAAGTTGAGTAGGGAATAG
- a CDS encoding isocitrate lyase/PEP mutase family protein, protein MNKIQQFHALHTLEELLFLGNAWDLLSAVALEKAGFKAIGTTSWGIANTFGFSDGELIDFDQHVSIIRTIVEHVQIPVSADIEAGYGEDTATIVEHVLRVADVGVAGINIEDSLKMQKGLREVGLHSNLLSKIRAALDARGFQAFFINARTDTYLQMNTPLSETIERAKAYEDSGASGIFVPGLKRDEEIREVVFHIHAPLNVLSLPGLTNVHQLRQLGVKRFSFGNAFSDKIIVALQKNAEQLIELQDTSHLYEDFAKSLS, encoded by the coding sequence ATGAACAAAATCCAGCAGTTTCATGCACTTCACACATTAGAGGAACTTTTATTTTTAGGGAACGCCTGGGATCTGCTATCTGCGGTGGCTCTGGAGAAAGCAGGTTTTAAGGCGATAGGTACGACGAGTTGGGGGATTGCCAATACGTTTGGATTTTCAGATGGAGAGCTTATTGATTTTGACCAGCACGTAAGTATTATTCGGACGATTGTTGAGCATGTTCAGATTCCAGTGTCGGCAGATATTGAAGCAGGATATGGAGAGGACACGGCAACGATTGTTGAGCATGTTTTAAGGGTAGCCGATGTGGGAGTTGCAGGGATTAATATTGAGGATTCTTTGAAAATGCAAAAGGGACTTCGAGAAGTGGGTCTGCACAGTAACCTATTGTCCAAAATTAGAGCGGCCTTGGATGCGCGTGGGTTTCAAGCGTTTTTTATAAACGCAAGAACGGATACATATTTGCAGATGAATACTCCACTTTCAGAGACCATAGAGCGGGCCAAAGCGTATGAGGATAGTGGTGCGAGCGGAATTTTTGTTCCAGGATTAAAGCGTGATGAAGAGATCAGGGAAGTTGTGTTTCATATCCATGCTCCGCTTAATGTTTTATCCCTGCCGGGTCTGACGAATGTCCACCAGCTTCGGCAGTTAGGAGTTAAACGGTTTAGCTTTGGAAATGCATTTTCTGATAAGATAATAGTTGCTTTGCAAAAGAATGCAGAACAGTTGATAGAGCTACAAGATACATCACATTTATATGAGGATTTTGCAAAATCCTTGAGCTAG
- a CDS encoding chitosanase, translated as MYKIKFLMILLSFTVVASFSSLSGSSPSKAFAEENGTPVQKTIDLNEGFDNSNEASIQPLSLTSEEATSQAAVTAIDHDANFSPSTLQFLKANTGLDGEQWDNIMKLVNKPEQDSLKWTEFYGYAEDIGDNRGYTIGIFGATTGGSNDTGPDGPYLFKAFDAASGASNPSIAGGLTRAGLKGKMNGSILKLSDSDSVIKKKINALQNNEAWREAMWRTFYDTYIEYSVQQAHKRGFNTALTIGSFVDTALNQGATGDSGSLEGILSRSGSSTNEKNFMTSFYAKRTLVVDTNDYNQPPNGKNRVKQWSSLLASGETDLKNADAAVIKATNWELK; from the coding sequence ATGTATAAAATAAAGTTCCTTATGATCTTGCTAAGCTTTACTGTAGTCGCTTCTTTCTCTAGCTTGTCCGGCTCTTCACCTAGCAAGGCTTTTGCTGAAGAGAATGGGACTCCGGTGCAGAAAACGATCGATTTAAATGAGGGCTTCGACAACTCAAATGAAGCTAGTATACAGCCATTATCCCTTACCAGCGAAGAAGCTACTAGCCAAGCAGCGGTTACAGCTATTGACCATGATGCTAATTTCTCACCTTCAACACTTCAGTTCCTGAAGGCTAATACAGGACTCGACGGTGAGCAGTGGGATAATATTATGAAGCTAGTGAACAAACCAGAGCAAGATTCTTTGAAATGGACTGAATTCTATGGCTATGCTGAAGATATCGGCGATAATCGTGGGTACACCATTGGTATCTTTGGAGCAACAACAGGCGGTTCAAATGATACGGGACCAGATGGCCCGTACTTATTTAAAGCTTTTGATGCTGCTAGTGGAGCTAGCAACCCTTCCATTGCAGGTGGATTAACACGTGCTGGTCTAAAGGGGAAGATGAATGGTTCGATTCTAAAGCTCAGCGATAGCGATAGTGTAATCAAGAAGAAGATCAACGCTCTCCAAAACAATGAAGCTTGGAGAGAAGCCATGTGGCGTACGTTCTATGACACCTATATCGAATATAGTGTACAGCAAGCACATAAACGCGGATTTAATACTGCTCTAACGATTGGATCATTTGTCGACACAGCACTCAATCAAGGCGCTACTGGTGATTCAGGTAGTCTTGAAGGAATCCTCTCACGTTCAGGCAGTAGTACGAATGAGAAGAATTTCATGACTAGCTTCTATGCTAAGCGTACATTGGTTGTCGATACCAACGATTATAACCAACCTCCCAATGGTAAGAATCGTGTGAAACAATGGAGTTCTCTCTTAGCTTCTGGCGAAACAGATCTTAAGAACGCAGATGCAGCCGTGATCAAAGCAACGAATTGGGAACTGAAGTAA
- a CDS encoding GNAT family N-acetyltransferase, with protein sequence MIEQLVPNDDILNQNLFLADEVRYHLIHRICESEGSTCLKTSDKNMVFAQSPGHKAWLWISQQITDNHKLTYIGELLRYLKGTTLSGVCGDAETVEKFANAYAQRRHAAQVHTHMVMESYFCPKYKKPSGVEGMIRQSIPEDVQLVAQFLAGFSEEALGSFIDPVSQISVAEKTIGTGNLYLWIVNNMPVSMANIAHRSPRHARINAVYTPPNLRKKGFASGMVSELCSILENEHLVPMLYADLKNSVSNQVYKNIGFKEAGKITDITFE encoded by the coding sequence ATGATTGAGCAACTAGTCCCAAACGACGATATATTAAATCAAAATCTATTTTTGGCTGATGAAGTTCGATACCATTTGATCCATCGAATTTGTGAGTCAGAAGGATCAACATGCCTCAAAACGTCCGATAAAAATATGGTCTTTGCTCAATCACCCGGACATAAGGCCTGGTTATGGATCTCACAACAAATCACAGATAATCATAAATTGACCTATATAGGAGAACTCTTACGTTATTTAAAAGGAACCACCCTATCAGGTGTATGTGGTGATGCCGAAACAGTCGAGAAGTTCGCAAATGCTTACGCACAACGTCGTCATGCTGCTCAGGTACATACCCATATGGTCATGGAATCTTATTTCTGTCCTAAATATAAAAAGCCCTCGGGCGTTGAGGGAATGATCCGACAATCCATCCCAGAGGATGTACAATTAGTTGCCCAGTTTCTAGCTGGTTTTTCAGAAGAAGCTTTAGGTAGTTTTATTGATCCGGTTAGTCAAATATCGGTTGCGGAGAAGACCATCGGGACAGGAAATTTGTATCTTTGGATTGTAAATAACATGCCTGTGTCCATGGCTAATATTGCTCACCGCTCGCCGAGACATGCTCGCATTAATGCTGTGTATACCCCGCCTAATTTACGAAAGAAAGGTTTTGCCAGCGGAATGGTATCCGAGCTATGTTCGATTTTGGAAAATGAGCATTTAGTACCCATGCTATATGCAGATTTAAAAAATTCGGTTTCCAATCAAGTTTATAAAAATATCGGCTTTAAGGAAGCCGGCAAAATCACTGATATTACGTTTGAATAA
- a CDS encoding MFS transporter, with product MQSTWKVYILAIVSFLVGTSEYIISGILDQIATTMGITVSAAGQLITVFSLAYAIGTPILMAVTAKWDRRKLLLSSLGLFAVANALSFILPGFGMFIAARILMALGAGMVVVTALSIAAKIAPAGKQASSIATVTMGFTASLIIGVPLGRMISSASYGWKTVFLGIALTAIIALIVIAMTIPRLKGDQPIPLLQQFALLKKPEVALGLAITFFWGGGYFLAYTYISPYLLNVSGVGDNMLSSVLLAFGIASLIGSKIGGYSADKKGISFTLFGGMVLHVFSLLLLPAAAHSLIAVFALLILWSFAAWTTGPTQQYNLVTLVPESSGVMLSLNQSTMQLAMAAGAGIGGVVVGQVSLASITWFGAAGVVIAIVAVYLLSRRSSVHTELGVTE from the coding sequence ATGCAGAGCACGTGGAAAGTGTATATTTTGGCCATTGTTAGTTTTTTGGTAGGCACATCCGAATACATTATCTCAGGCATTTTGGATCAGATTGCGACAACCATGGGGATTACGGTGTCCGCAGCGGGACAGTTGATTACAGTCTTTTCTCTTGCTTACGCGATTGGCACGCCGATTCTGATGGCAGTAACCGCTAAATGGGACAGACGCAAGCTGCTCCTGAGTTCGCTCGGATTATTTGCAGTAGCTAATGCCCTCTCCTTTATTCTGCCGGGTTTTGGAATGTTTATCGCCGCACGTATTCTTATGGCCCTCGGGGCGGGGATGGTTGTGGTTACAGCACTGAGCATTGCTGCGAAGATTGCTCCAGCCGGCAAGCAGGCCAGTTCTATTGCTACAGTTACTATGGGTTTTACAGCCTCGCTGATTATCGGGGTGCCGCTTGGAAGAATGATATCTTCTGCATCATATGGCTGGAAAACCGTATTTCTCGGCATCGCTTTGACAGCGATTATTGCTTTGATCGTTATCGCTATGACAATCCCTCGCTTAAAAGGAGATCAACCGATTCCCTTACTACAGCAATTTGCTCTTCTGAAGAAGCCTGAAGTTGCTTTGGGATTGGCGATTACCTTCTTTTGGGGAGGGGGATATTTCCTCGCGTATACTTACATTTCACCGTACTTGCTGAATGTATCAGGTGTAGGGGATAATATGCTAAGCTCAGTATTACTTGCCTTCGGGATTGCCAGCCTGATCGGGTCGAAAATCGGTGGATACAGCGCAGATAAAAAGGGTATTTCCTTTACATTATTCGGGGGCATGGTGTTGCATGTCTTTTCCTTGCTTTTACTTCCTGCCGCCGCTCATTCCCTGATCGCAGTATTTGCTTTATTGATCCTTTGGTCGTTCGCTGCCTGGACAACTGGACCTACTCAACAATATAACTTGGTCACTCTTGTGCCTGAATCTTCCGGTGTGATGCTGAGTCTCAATCAGTCTACGATGCAGCTTGCCATGGCGGCCGGAGCTGGGATCGGTGGTGTAGTTGTTGGTCAGGTTTCGCTGGCTTCCATCACCTGGTTTGGAGCAGCAGGGGTCGTTATAGCTATTGTGGCTGTATATTTACTTTCACGAAGATCCTCAGTCCACACGGAATTGGGTGTTACGGAGTAA
- a CDS encoding ArsR/SmtB family transcription factor, which yields MKDTTEMQQAVKIYKALGEPTRLKIALLLKEESGQCCSVLGEKLNSVAISTLSHHLKQMAESGLLTYRKEGTFIYYSLDVEAAQKYAPFLMT from the coding sequence GTGAAAGATACAACGGAAATGCAACAAGCTGTAAAAATATATAAAGCACTTGGAGAACCAACTCGTCTCAAGATAGCACTTCTGCTAAAAGAGGAAAGTGGCCAATGCTGCTCTGTGCTGGGCGAGAAGCTGAACAGTGTAGCTATTTCAACGCTATCGCATCATCTGAAGCAAATGGCAGAGTCGGGGCTGCTCACATACCGTAAAGAGGGGACGTTTATCTATTACAGCTTGGATGTGGAAGCAGCGCAGAAATATGCCCCGTTCCTGATGACATAA
- a CDS encoding SDR family oxidoreductase, whose product MLDIKGKVVAITGASSGIGEATARLLARHGAHVILGARRTERLEALTSEIRSKGGSADYQQLDVTKRDQMEAFINYAEKTFGRVDVILNNAGVMPLSKLEALKVEEWDRMIDVNIRGVLHGIAAGLPIMKKQGFGQFINIASIGAYSVTPTAAVYCATKYAVRAISEGLRLEVGGDIRVTLVSPGVTESELADSISDEEARQGMKEYRRISISPDAIARSILYAMEQPADVDGQTHGKPELMLWHP is encoded by the coding sequence ATGTTGGATATTAAAGGGAAAGTCGTAGCTATTACGGGGGCAAGCAGTGGGATCGGTGAAGCTACTGCCCGTTTACTTGCTCGCCATGGGGCTCATGTGATATTAGGGGCCAGACGCACAGAGCGACTGGAGGCTCTGACATCCGAGATTCGTTCTAAAGGTGGATCGGCTGATTATCAGCAACTGGATGTGACGAAGAGGGACCAGATGGAAGCGTTCATTAACTACGCGGAAAAAACATTTGGGCGTGTGGATGTCATTTTGAACAATGCGGGAGTGATGCCTCTTTCAAAATTAGAGGCCCTGAAGGTAGAGGAATGGGATCGCATGATTGATGTAAATATACGAGGCGTTCTGCATGGGATTGCGGCAGGGCTTCCGATTATGAAAAAGCAAGGATTTGGTCAGTTTATCAATATCGCCTCTATTGGCGCGTATAGTGTAACCCCGACTGCAGCGGTGTATTGCGCTACAAAGTATGCGGTTCGGGCGATCTCTGAAGGATTGCGCTTGGAGGTGGGGGGAGATATTCGTGTGACGCTGGTATCGCCGGGAGTAACTGAATCTGAGCTTGCTGACAGTATTTCAGATGAAGAGGCCCGGCAAGGAATGAAAGAGTACCGTCGTATTTCGATTTCGCCTGATGCCATAGCCCGTTCCATTCTGTATGCCATGGAGCAGCCAGCGGATGTAGATGGTCAGACCCACGGCAAGCCCGAATTAATGCTATGGCATCCATGA
- a CDS encoding Atu4866 domain-containing protein yields the protein MESNKAEKSVHASQHPCIGMWVTEDGNIRHELLPNGRYDEARGQRQSAYTGSYIIVEDDYIEYVDDTGFTADGEFKDGVLYHAGMVFYREEKK from the coding sequence ATGGAGAGTAACAAAGCGGAAAAAAGTGTACACGCTTCGCAGCATCCCTGTATAGGGATGTGGGTAACTGAAGACGGAAATATCCGTCACGAACTCTTGCCTAATGGCCGTTATGATGAAGCACGGGGTCAAAGGCAAAGTGCCTATACAGGCAGCTATATCATCGTAGAAGATGACTATATCGAGTATGTGGACGACACCGGATTTACGGCAGATGGTGAATTCAAAGATGGTGTCTTGTATCATGCAGGGATGGTTTTTTACAGGGAAGAGAAAAAGTAA